The following are from one region of the uncultured Hyphomonas sp. genome:
- a CDS encoding GNAT family N-acetyltransferase → MTTIRAYVPSDLPALHAINEQGVPGVSRETMESLGKWLSLSECLVAVDEADRPIGFLNLVPPGTAAYTSDNLRWFEARAGNANYVDRIAIDASVRGQRIGEALYEAAFAACTGRYDAIGCEVNRVPPNPGSLRFHKRLGFVEVGSQAFVPGEKEVIYLERAL, encoded by the coding sequence ATGACCACAATCCGGGCCTATGTGCCCTCAGACCTGCCAGCCCTGCACGCGATCAACGAGCAGGGGGTGCCGGGCGTCAGCCGTGAAACGATGGAAAGCCTTGGCAAATGGCTGTCGTTGTCTGAATGCCTTGTCGCCGTCGATGAAGCCGACCGGCCGATAGGTTTTCTGAATCTCGTCCCGCCCGGAACTGCCGCCTATACCAGCGACAATCTCCGCTGGTTCGAGGCGCGGGCGGGCAATGCGAACTATGTCGATCGGATCGCCATCGATGCCTCGGTGCGGGGCCAGCGGATCGGCGAAGCGCTGTACGAGGCCGCCTTTGCGGCCTGCACCGGGCGCTATGACGCGATTGGCTGTGAGGTGAACCGCGTGCCGCCCAATCCGGGCTCGCTGCGCTTCCACAAGCGGCTTGGCTTTGTCGAGGTCGGCAGTCAGGCCTTCGTCCCTGGCGAGAAGGAAGTGATCTATCTGGAGCGGGCGCTTTAA
- the hisE gene encoding phosphoribosyl-ATP diphosphatase: MSILGSADRLAEALAHLGMTIDTRAETGDATSSWTAKLLSKGVGACADKAEEEAGEFIQALREESDDRVASEAADMLYHALVALRVRGVSLDDVAAALEKRQGTSGIAEKASRKS; this comes from the coding sequence ATGTCTATTCTCGGATCTGCCGACCGCCTCGCCGAAGCCCTCGCCCATCTGGGCATGACGATCGATACACGCGCCGAAACCGGCGATGCGACTTCGTCATGGACGGCCAAACTATTGTCGAAAGGGGTCGGCGCCTGCGCTGACAAGGCCGAGGAAGAGGCCGGCGAATTTATTCAGGCCCTGCGCGAAGAGAGTGACGACCGCGTCGCCAGCGAAGCCGCCGACATGCTCTACCACGCTCTCGTCGCCCTCCGCGTGCGCGGCGTCAGCCTCGATGATGTGGCGGCAGCATTGGAAAAACGGCAGGGCACGAGCGGCATTGCGGAAAAAGCGAGTCGTAAAAGCTAA
- a CDS encoding crotonase/enoyl-CoA hydratase family protein: MSDRVTITHLEDGIADVRMVRTDKMNALDNAQFQALADTIEELNGTKGLRVVVLSGEGRAFCAGLDLTAMAANAAKSDGGDKGGVTGDLGTRTHGEANLAQYVAWGWRKLEVPVIAAAHGVAFGGGFQILSGADVRFIHPDTRCAIMEMKWGLVPDMAGFPLWRGNARDDVIRELTYTNREFNGREAHAMGFATHVSDTPHEDALALARIIANKHPAAMRGSKRLCNAMANLSDTDLLMLESTEQLKVIRTPNQMEAVMAEMQKRKPVFAE; the protein is encoded by the coding sequence ATGAGCGACCGGGTGACGATCACGCATCTTGAAGACGGCATCGCTGATGTCCGCATGGTGCGCACCGACAAGATGAATGCGTTAGACAACGCCCAGTTCCAGGCGCTGGCCGATACGATCGAGGAACTGAACGGCACGAAAGGGCTTCGCGTCGTGGTTCTTTCCGGCGAGGGCCGGGCGTTCTGTGCGGGGCTGGACCTGACGGCCATGGCGGCCAATGCGGCCAAGAGCGACGGCGGGGACAAGGGCGGTGTGACCGGGGATCTGGGCACGCGAACCCACGGGGAAGCAAACCTCGCCCAATACGTCGCCTGGGGCTGGCGGAAACTGGAAGTGCCTGTGATTGCAGCGGCGCACGGCGTGGCCTTTGGCGGCGGGTTCCAGATTCTTTCCGGCGCGGATGTGCGTTTTATCCACCCGGACACGCGCTGCGCGATCATGGAAATGAAATGGGGCCTGGTGCCCGACATGGCCGGCTTCCCGCTGTGGCGCGGAAATGCGCGCGACGATGTGATCCGCGAGCTGACCTATACGAACCGCGAGTTCAACGGACGCGAGGCCCACGCCATGGGCTTTGCCACGCATGTCTCGGACACGCCGCATGAAGACGCTCTGGCGCTGGCACGGATCATCGCCAACAAGCACCCTGCGGCCATGCGCGGCTCGAAACGTCTCTGCAATGCGATGGCGAACCTTTCGGACACAGACCTGCTGATGCTGGAAAGCACCGAACAGCTGAAAGTGATCCGCACGCCGAACCAGATGGAAGCGGTGATGGCGGAGATGCAGAAGCGTAAGCCGGTGTTTGCGGAATAG
- the hisF gene encoding imidazole glycerol phosphate synthase subunit HisF produces MSLKTRIIPCLDVKDGRTVKGVNFVDLQDAGDPVALAKAYDAQGADELCFLDITASHEGRGTLLDIVSATAEQCFMPLTVGGGVRSAEDLVALLRAGADKVAINSAAVADPDVVARCAAKAGRQAVVVAIDARRVGDHWEIFTHGGRTATGIDAVEFAKLAESKGAGEILLTSMDKDGTKSGYDIPLLKAITSVVNIPIVASGGAGSVDDMPAAVLDGGATAVLAASIFHFGEATVADARRALHAAGAPVRPF; encoded by the coding sequence ATGAGCCTCAAGACACGCATCATCCCCTGCCTCGACGTGAAAGACGGCCGCACCGTCAAGGGCGTCAATTTCGTAGACCTCCAAGACGCGGGCGACCCCGTGGCGCTGGCGAAAGCCTATGACGCGCAAGGCGCAGACGAGCTCTGCTTCCTCGACATCACCGCCAGCCATGAGGGCCGCGGCACGCTACTCGACATCGTTTCGGCCACGGCGGAACAGTGCTTCATGCCGCTGACCGTGGGCGGCGGGGTCCGCAGCGCCGAGGATCTGGTGGCCCTGCTGCGCGCCGGGGCCGACAAGGTGGCGATCAATTCCGCCGCCGTCGCAGACCCGGATGTCGTCGCCCGCTGCGCCGCAAAGGCCGGGCGCCAGGCGGTTGTTGTTGCGATAGATGCCCGGCGCGTCGGGGATCACTGGGAGATCTTTACCCATGGCGGCCGCACGGCCACGGGCATCGACGCGGTGGAATTTGCGAAACTCGCCGAAAGCAAGGGCGCAGGCGAAATCCTTCTGACCAGTATGGACAAGGACGGCACCAAATCCGGCTATGACATCCCTCTGCTGAAAGCGATCACATCTGTTGTAAACATTCCGATTGTGGCCAGCGGCGGCGCGGGCAGCGTGGACGACATGCCAGCGGCTGTGCTGGATGGCGGGGCGACCGCGGTGCTCGCCGCCTCGATCTTCCATTTCGGCGAAGCGACCGTGGCCGACGCCCGCCGCGCCCTGCACGCGGCCGGGGCACCGGTGCGGCCGTTTTAG
- a CDS encoding M24 family metallopeptidase, with protein MTYQTENDAARWARMVDAEARAFALLDAVEAAGIMKPGRTEGEVDRDIEAIAADQFGIARNWHQRLVRAGPNTTCIFTDRPDEVTIGAEDTVYVDMGPVFEQAEADVGRTYVMGQDPARHALVAALPEVFEEMRAFTLSREDVTGAEVYDFACRAAGARGYHFGGKIAGHTLGEFPHATWPLEPAHQRLWPDNPKPLSTPDHLGRKRYWILEAHLVEPGRQWGGFYERLLRG; from the coding sequence ATGACATATCAGACCGAGAACGACGCCGCCCGCTGGGCAAGAATGGTCGACGCCGAGGCGCGCGCCTTCGCCCTGCTGGACGCGGTCGAGGCGGCCGGCATCATGAAACCGGGCCGCACCGAAGGGGAGGTGGACCGCGACATCGAAGCCATCGCCGCAGACCAGTTCGGCATCGCGCGCAACTGGCACCAGCGTCTCGTGCGCGCCGGGCCGAACACGACCTGCATCTTCACTGACCGGCCGGACGAAGTGACCATCGGGGCAGAGGATACAGTTTATGTCGACATGGGCCCCGTCTTCGAACAGGCCGAGGCGGACGTTGGCCGCACCTATGTCATGGGGCAGGACCCGGCCCGCCATGCGCTGGTCGCCGCGCTGCCGGAAGTGTTCGAGGAAATGCGCGCCTTCACGCTGTCACGCGAAGATGTGACGGGGGCGGAGGTTTATGACTTTGCCTGCCGCGCAGCCGGGGCGCGGGGCTATCATTTCGGCGGCAAGATCGCCGGGCACACATTGGGCGAATTCCCACACGCCACCTGGCCGTTGGAGCCGGCCCACCAGCGCCTCTGGCCGGACAATCCCAAACCGCTCAGCACGCCAGACCACCTCGGCCGCAAACGCTACTGGATTTTAGAGGCCCACCTCGTGGAACCGGGCCGCCAATGGGGCGGATTTTATGAGCGGTTGCTGAGGGGGTAG
- a CDS encoding GIY-YIG nuclease family protein: MANEDRIIAVYIMASRKNGTVYTGVTSNLVQRVWQHREGVVPGFTQKYGCKTLVWYEVHEWIEAAIKREKSLKSYRRRNKINLIEAKNPHWKDLWFEITG, from the coding sequence GTGGCGAATGAAGACCGGATCATCGCCGTCTATATCATGGCGAGCCGCAAGAACGGCACGGTCTATACCGGCGTCACCTCAAACCTCGTCCAGCGCGTCTGGCAGCATAGGGAAGGTGTGGTACCGGGTTTCACGCAGAAATATGGCTGCAAGACGCTGGTCTGGTACGAAGTACACGAATGGATCGAGGCCGCGATCAAGCGCGAGAAATCGCTGAAATCCTACCGGCGGCGGAACAAGATCAATCTGATCGAAGCGAAGAACCCGCACTGGAAAGACCTCTGGTTCGAGATCACCGGCTAG
- the hisA gene encoding 1-(5-phosphoribosyl)-5-[(5-phosphoribosylamino)methylideneamino]imidazole-4-carboxamide isomerase, translating to MTFTLYPAIDLKDGQCVRLLRGEMDQATVFSDSPAAQAKAFREAGFTHLHVVDLNGAFEGKAVNRAAVEAILKATDAPVQLGGGIRTRAQIDAWLEAGISRVILGTVALRDPELVKAAARALPGQVVVGIDANNGMVAVEGWAETSDMKATELAKAFEGCGVAAIVATDIGRDGLKTGVNVPFTAELANTVSIPVIASGGVASVDDIRALMAADAPIAGSILGRALYDGDIVPSEAIAVAG from the coding sequence ATGACCTTCACCCTCTACCCCGCCATCGACCTGAAAGACGGCCAGTGCGTGCGTCTGCTGCGCGGCGAGATGGACCAGGCGACCGTCTTCTCCGACAGCCCGGCGGCGCAGGCCAAGGCCTTCCGTGAGGCCGGCTTCACCCATCTTCATGTCGTGGACCTGAACGGCGCCTTTGAGGGCAAGGCCGTGAACCGCGCGGCGGTGGAGGCGATCCTCAAAGCTACCGATGCGCCGGTCCAGCTCGGCGGCGGCATCCGCACGCGGGCGCAGATCGACGCCTGGCTGGAGGCCGGCATTTCCCGCGTCATCCTCGGCACCGTGGCGCTCAGAGATCCGGAACTGGTGAAAGCGGCCGCCCGCGCCCTGCCCGGCCAGGTCGTGGTCGGCATCGATGCAAACAACGGCATGGTGGCAGTCGAAGGCTGGGCCGAGACCAGCGACATGAAGGCAACCGAACTCGCCAAGGCCTTCGAAGGCTGCGGCGTCGCCGCCATCGTCGCGACAGACATCGGCCGCGACGGCCTGAAAACCGGCGTCAATGTTCCGTTCACGGCAGAGCTCGCAAACACCGTCTCCATCCCCGTCATCGCCAGCGGCGGCGTCGCCAGTGTTGATGACATCCGTGCCCTGATGGCGGCGGATGCGCCGATTGCCGGGTCCATTCTGGGGCGGGCGCTTTATGACGGGGATATTGTGCCGAGTGAGGCGATTGCAGTGGCGGGGTAA
- the hisH gene encoding imidazole glycerol phosphate synthase subunit HisH: MTKVALIDYGSGNLHSAERALREAAAQAGTSHEIVVTDSPETILESTRIVLPGVGHFADCAAGLRARDGVVDALNEAVLKEAKPFFGICVGMQLMATAGLEDGYTAGLGWIKGTVGIIEPGEGFRIPHMGWNGLEIPQPHPVLADLGEDPHVYFTHSYGMKPDNPADVAATADYGTPIVAAVARRNMFGTQFHPEKSQATGLRILSNFLQWAP, encoded by the coding sequence ATGACAAAGGTCGCGCTGATTGATTACGGCTCCGGCAACCTCCACTCGGCCGAACGGGCCCTGCGGGAAGCGGCCGCGCAGGCAGGGACGAGCCACGAGATTGTCGTGACCGACTCCCCCGAAACCATCCTCGAATCCACCCGCATCGTGCTGCCCGGCGTTGGCCATTTCGCCGATTGCGCCGCAGGCCTGCGCGCCCGGGACGGCGTGGTCGACGCGCTGAACGAAGCGGTGCTGAAGGAGGCAAAGCCCTTTTTCGGCATCTGCGTCGGCATGCAGCTGATGGCGACGGCGGGGCTGGAGGATGGCTACACGGCCGGCCTCGGCTGGATCAAGGGCACGGTGGGCATCATCGAACCGGGCGAAGGCTTCCGCATTCCGCACATGGGCTGGAACGGGCTGGAGATTCCCCAGCCCCACCCCGTGCTGGCAGATCTGGGCGAGGATCCGCACGTCTATTTCACCCATTCCTACGGCATGAAGCCGGACAACCCGGCCGACGTGGCCGCAACGGCCGACTATGGCACGCCCATCGTCGCGGCGGTTGCCCGGCGCAACATGTTCGGCACGCAGTTCCACCCGGAAAAGAGCCAGGCCACCGGGCTCAGGATCCTCTCAAACTTCCTTCAATGGGCCCCGTAG
- a CDS encoding AraC family ligand binding domain-containing protein — translation MPEIIQDAQTFRADRAWGARDIARIDGASVRLHWTDQPYKWHVNDGTEVFVVMQGVVDMHYREDGAEKIVQLGPGDMFVAGAGDEHVAHPIGEARVLVIEREGSV, via the coding sequence ATGCCGGAAATCATTCAGGATGCGCAGACCTTCCGGGCCGACCGGGCCTGGGGCGCGCGCGATATCGCCCGGATCGACGGGGCGAGCGTGCGCCTGCACTGGACCGACCAGCCCTATAAATGGCACGTCAATGACGGGACGGAGGTCTTCGTCGTCATGCAGGGCGTCGTCGACATGCACTACCGGGAAGATGGCGCGGAAAAGATCGTGCAGCTCGGCCCGGGGGATATGTTCGTCGCCGGGGCAGGGGATGAACACGTCGCCCATCCCATTGGGGAGGCACGTGTGCTCGTGATCGAGCGCGAAGGGTCTGTGTGA
- a CDS encoding amidohydrolase, whose amino-acid sequence MRPILPLLSTALLAACITGTAWPDSRDANLIEQVEEKADLSNSLSDQIWDWAEVGYQEEKSSGLLQQTLKVEGFDVEAGVAGIPTAFVAEYGEGGPVIAILAEFDALPGINQTASPEREERDGMGAGHACGHNLFAAGSTTAAIAIKDWLEETGTPGRIRVYGTPAEEGGSGKVYMVRAGLFDDVDIALHWHPGDRNSAAARTTLANRSAKFRFHGLSAHAAGAPEKGRSALDGVEAFDMMVNMMREHVPQDARIHYVITSGGAAPNVVPDFAEVFYYVRYPTADGVEAIWTRLEDAARGAALGTGTTVDWEIIHGNNPLLVNETLAKMMDSKLREVGGVTYNDEEEAFAETIYGTLTTPTLPIGSQEEVQPFEVSLGYGSTDVGDVSYAVPTVGLGTATWVPGTPAHSWQAVAASGTSIGHKGTQVASKTLTLAAIELFTNPKLREAAREEFDEKRGPDYQYKSLLGDRDPPLDYRK is encoded by the coding sequence ATGCGCCCCATCCTGCCACTTCTCTCCACCGCGCTGCTCGCCGCGTGCATCACCGGAACCGCCTGGCCGGACAGCCGCGATGCGAACCTGATCGAGCAGGTGGAAGAAAAGGCGGACCTCTCCAACAGCCTGTCGGATCAGATCTGGGACTGGGCGGAGGTTGGCTATCAGGAGGAAAAATCCTCCGGCCTGCTGCAGCAGACGCTGAAAGTGGAAGGCTTTGACGTCGAGGCGGGCGTTGCCGGCATTCCGACGGCCTTCGTGGCGGAATATGGCGAGGGCGGTCCGGTGATCGCCATTCTTGCCGAGTTCGACGCACTGCCGGGCATCAACCAGACCGCCAGCCCCGAACGGGAAGAGCGCGACGGTATGGGCGCAGGCCATGCGTGCGGGCACAACCTCTTCGCGGCAGGCTCCACCACGGCGGCCATCGCGATCAAGGACTGGCTGGAAGAGACCGGCACGCCGGGCCGTATCCGCGTCTATGGCACGCCGGCGGAAGAGGGCGGTAGCGGCAAGGTCTATATGGTCCGCGCGGGCCTGTTCGACGATGTCGACATCGCGCTGCACTGGCATCCGGGGGACCGCAACTCCGCCGCCGCGCGCACGACACTGGCCAACCGCTCGGCCAAGTTCCGTTTCCACGGCCTCTCGGCCCATGCGGCGGGTGCGCCTGAGAAAGGCCGTTCGGCGCTCGACGGGGTCGAGGCCTTCGACATGATGGTCAACATGATGCGCGAGCACGTGCCCCAGGACGCCCGCATCCATTACGTCATCACTTCCGGCGGGGCCGCCCCGAATGTGGTGCCGGACTTTGCCGAAGTCTTCTACTATGTCCGCTATCCGACGGCCGACGGGGTGGAAGCGATCTGGACCCGCCTGGAAGATGCCGCCCGCGGCGCGGCGCTGGGCACGGGCACGACGGTCGACTGGGAAATCATCCATGGCAACAATCCGCTGCTGGTGAACGAGACGCTGGCGAAAATGATGGATTCGAAGCTGCGCGAGGTTGGCGGGGTCACGTATAATGACGAGGAAGAAGCCTTCGCCGAAACGATCTACGGGACGCTGACGACGCCGACCCTGCCGATCGGTTCGCAAGAGGAGGTCCAGCCCTTCGAAGTTTCGCTCGGCTATGGCTCCACCGATGTGGGCGATGTGTCCTATGCCGTGCCGACCGTTGGCCTGGGCACGGCGACCTGGGTGCCGGGCACGCCGGCCCACTCCTGGCAGGCCGTGGCTGCATCCGGCACATCCATCGGCCACAAGGGCACGCAGGTGGCCTCCAAGACGCTGACACTGGCGGCGATCGAGCTGTTCACGAATCCGAAGCTGCGCGAAGCCGCCCGCGAGGAGTTCGATGAAAAGCGCGGTCCGGACTATCAGTACAAGTCTCTGCTGGGCGACCGCGACCCGCCGCTCGATTACCGGAAATAG
- the hisB gene encoding imidazoleglycerol-phosphate dehydratase HisB — translation MTQNRTATVSRKTKETDISVTVDLDGTGKSDIQTGIGFFDHMLESFSKHSAIDLTVRCDGDLHIDMHHSVEDTGIVIGQAILKALGDFAGITRFGTAYIPMDETLSRASLDLCKRPYLVWKVPFTRDKIGEMDTELFKEFFHALSGNGGMCLHVENLYGENCHHIAESCFKATARALRAAVTVDPRLGGQPASTKGSL, via the coding sequence ATGACCCAGAACCGCACCGCCACCGTCAGCCGCAAGACCAAGGAAACGGACATTTCCGTCACCGTGGATCTCGACGGCACAGGAAAATCCGACATCCAGACAGGGATCGGGTTTTTCGACCATATGCTGGAGAGCTTTTCCAAGCACTCAGCCATCGATCTGACCGTGCGCTGCGATGGCGACCTGCACATCGACATGCACCACAGTGTCGAGGATACCGGCATCGTGATCGGCCAGGCCATCCTGAAGGCGCTGGGCGATTTTGCCGGCATCACCCGTTTCGGCACGGCCTATATCCCGATGGACGAAACGCTGAGCCGGGCGAGCCTCGACCTCTGCAAACGCCCTTATCTGGTGTGGAAAGTACCGTTCACGCGCGACAAGATCGGCGAAATGGACACCGAACTCTTCAAGGAGTTCTTCCATGCCCTTTCCGGCAATGGCGGCATGTGTCTGCACGTGGAAAATCTCTATGGCGAGAATTGCCACCACATCGCTGAAAGCTGCTTCAAGGCAACGGCCCGCGCCCTGCGCGCCGCCGTCACGGTCGACCCGCGTCTCGGCGGCCAGCCCGCCAGCACCAAGGGCAGCCTCTAG
- a CDS encoding bifunctional diguanylate cyclase/phosphodiesterase: MSQIRRFFGSMTLPAFAATVGAAAAVFVYGAVTVIEQSYRVIVGGHAWYDMASPPEVMLGLALMTIACGAGASFLLARSFQRVLQRFLAYLDDTTSVRPRGVDTVMFKELRRLRVAVTRRVSHLRRENERLATIAYVDQQTGLPNMIALDAAIERKLPFASYDSPAAFFLLDLDQFGRAAERLGSMATNALLKSVGERLTGCMQRLDPPVASSLEGAVIAALHNDQFAIFLPNAIARENVSNIARAIRVAFAQPFEINGQSVSIGMSGGIVMAPEDADSPQKLFRHADLALQQVRQESASGFRYFSPRLNRVARGKYMLEAELREAVAAREFRAVFQPKVDFATGKIVACEALARWQRANGKIISPAAFIPLAEETGLVNQIGEQILESACESAVVWMKEGFDVSVAVNVSPRQFMTVDLTNLVLEVLKRTGLPPARLELEITESMAVSDPTKVDRVMRPLRALGVKLALDDFGTGHSNLSMLTQLPFDVFKIDRQFVSALDGDRQAPAIVEMILAMAETLGLKTVAEGVETERQAEFLSRRGCSMAQGFLYSPGLPHEGFLELLRGWDNRGNATRKAS, from the coding sequence ATGTCGCAGATACGCCGTTTTTTCGGCTCGATGACGCTGCCGGCATTTGCCGCGACTGTTGGCGCCGCTGCGGCTGTCTTCGTCTATGGCGCTGTGACCGTCATCGAACAGTCCTATCGCGTGATCGTCGGCGGACACGCCTGGTACGATATGGCGTCGCCGCCCGAAGTCATGCTGGGCCTGGCGCTGATGACCATTGCGTGCGGGGCAGGGGCCTCCTTCCTGCTGGCCCGGTCCTTTCAGCGGGTGCTGCAGAGATTTCTGGCTTATCTGGACGATACGACCTCGGTCCGGCCGCGCGGCGTGGATACGGTCATGTTCAAGGAACTGCGCCGCCTGCGCGTTGCGGTCACCCGCCGGGTCAGCCATCTGCGCCGCGAAAACGAGCGCCTCGCCACAATCGCCTATGTCGACCAGCAGACCGGCCTGCCGAACATGATCGCGCTCGATGCCGCGATTGAGCGCAAGCTGCCATTCGCCTCCTATGATTCGCCGGCTGCCTTTTTCCTGCTCGATCTCGACCAGTTCGGCCGGGCGGCGGAACGGCTGGGTAGCATGGCCACGAATGCGCTGCTGAAATCGGTGGGCGAACGCCTCACTGGCTGCATGCAACGTCTCGATCCGCCGGTTGCCTCCAGTCTGGAAGGCGCCGTGATCGCCGCATTGCACAATGACCAGTTCGCGATCTTCCTGCCGAATGCGATCGCACGGGAAAACGTGTCGAACATTGCGCGCGCTATCCGTGTGGCCTTTGCGCAGCCCTTCGAGATCAATGGCCAGTCTGTCAGTATCGGGATGTCGGGCGGTATCGTCATGGCACCTGAGGATGCGGATTCGCCGCAGAAACTGTTCCGTCATGCGGATCTGGCGCTCCAGCAGGTGCGTCAGGAATCGGCATCTGGCTTTCGTTACTTCTCTCCGCGCCTGAACCGCGTCGCCCGCGGCAAGTACATGCTGGAGGCGGAACTGCGCGAAGCGGTTGCCGCCCGGGAATTCAGGGCGGTGTTCCAGCCTAAGGTCGATTTTGCCACCGGCAAGATCGTCGCCTGTGAAGCGCTCGCCCGCTGGCAGCGTGCCAATGGCAAGATCATATCCCCAGCCGCCTTTATTCCGCTGGCGGAGGAAACCGGCCTGGTCAACCAGATTGGCGAGCAGATCCTCGAATCGGCGTGTGAATCCGCGGTTGTCTGGATGAAAGAGGGCTTTGATGTCTCCGTGGCGGTCAATGTGTCGCCGCGTCAGTTCATGACGGTGGACCTGACCAATCTGGTGCTCGAAGTGCTGAAGCGGACCGGCCTGCCGCCAGCGCGCCTGGAATTGGAGATCACCGAAAGCATGGCTGTGTCGGACCCGACAAAGGTCGACCGGGTGATGCGCCCGCTGCGCGCGCTGGGTGTCAAGCTGGCGCTGGACGATTTCGGCACCGGCCATTCCAACCTGTCCATGCTGACCCAGCTGCCATTCGATGTGTTCAAGATCGACCGCCAGTTCGTATCCGCCCTTGATGGAGATCGTCAGGCCCCGGCCATTGTCGAGATGATCCTCGCCATGGCGGAAACGCTGGGCCTCAAGACGGTGGCAGAGGGCGTGGAGACCGAGCGTCAGGCCGAGTTCCTGTCCCGCCGTGGCTGTTCCATGGCGCAGGGCTTCCTGTATTCGCCTGGCCTCCCGCATGAAGGCTTCCTGGAGCTGCTGCGCGGCTGGGATAACCGTGGCAACGCGACCCGCAAGGCCAGCTAG
- a CDS encoding GNAT family N-acetyltransferase produces the protein MNPPTLSTDRLVLRPFEEADFPHAAAMWGDEDVVRFIGGKTRSPQEVWFASVRGRGMWDVKGYGGWSVIDRETGTYLGEVGFSDFKRGIEPDLSQWPEAGWTFGRASWGRGIGSEAVKLIHAWLDETQPGQSVCVIDEDNIASRRVAEKAGYGFWTLSTLRDHPVTVFRRG, from the coding sequence GTGAACCCACCCACTTTGTCGACAGACCGGCTGGTGCTTCGCCCCTTCGAAGAGGCCGACTTTCCGCATGCTGCCGCCATGTGGGGCGACGAGGATGTTGTCCGGTTTATCGGCGGCAAGACGCGCAGCCCGCAGGAGGTCTGGTTCGCCTCCGTCCGTGGACGGGGCATGTGGGATGTGAAGGGCTATGGCGGCTGGTCGGTGATCGACCGGGAGACCGGCACATATCTCGGGGAAGTCGGATTCTCCGATTTCAAACGGGGGATCGAACCGGACCTATCGCAATGGCCGGAAGCCGGCTGGACCTTCGGGCGCGCATCATGGGGCCGCGGCATTGGCAGCGAAGCGGTCAAGCTGATCCATGCCTGGCTGGACGAGACCCAACCAGGGCAAAGCGTCTGCGTCATTGATGAAGACAATATCGCGTCCCGGCGGGTTGCCGAAAAGGCGGGATACGGTTTCTGGACATTGTCAACGTTGCGCGATCATCCGGTTACGGTATTCCGCCGGGGCTAG
- a CDS encoding nuclear transport factor 2 family protein has protein sequence MARQHLIPTTGYSANLQRWFDWMDGDHSPEGLSGQLADDVVFRSPVVHTPQEGKPITMAYLTAAGETLGGDTFRYVRAFDCGDKAVLEFECVMDGIQVNGVDMIEWNDAEQITDFKVMVRPLKAIQTVHAAMGAMLAKMKAGA, from the coding sequence ATGGCACGACAGCACCTGATCCCGACGACCGGCTATTCGGCAAACCTGCAGCGCTGGTTTGACTGGATGGATGGCGACCACTCCCCCGAGGGCCTGTCCGGCCAGCTGGCGGATGATGTCGTCTTCCGCAGCCCGGTCGTCCACACGCCGCAGGAAGGCAAGCCCATCACGATGGCCTATCTCACCGCCGCCGGGGAGACACTGGGCGGCGACACATTCCGCTATGTCCGCGCCTTCGATTGCGGCGACAAGGCCGTGCTGGAATTCGAGTGCGTGATGGATGGCATCCAGGTCAATGGCGTCGATATGATCGAATGGAATGACGCGGAACAGATCACCGATTTCAAAGTCATGGTCCGTCCACTGAAGGCCATCCAGACCGTGCACGCGGCCATGGGCGCCATGCTCGCCAAAATGAAGGCCGGCGCGTGA